In Callospermophilus lateralis isolate mCalLat2 chromosome 18, mCalLat2.hap1, whole genome shotgun sequence, one DNA window encodes the following:
- the Elmo3 gene encoding engulfment and cell motility protein 3: MAPPRNVVKIAVQMRDAIPQLIQLDQAKPLAAVLKEVCDAWSLTHSERYALQFADGHRRYITENNRGEIKNGSILCLSTAPDLEAEKLLGGLQSPSREVRQEALRHLVLLATDMTFAQEVISRDGLQRLGTIIEDGDDLGEVLALGLKAFLELMEHGVVSWETLSIPFVRKVVCYVNMNLMDASVQPLALRLLESVTLSSPALGQLVKSEVPLDRLLVHLQVMNQQLQTKAMALLTALLQGANPTERKHMLDYLWQRNLRQFIYKNIIHSATPLGDEMAHHLYVLQALTLGLLEARMRTPLDPYSQEQREQLQALRQAAFELEGESLSTGLSADRRRSLCAREFRKLGFSNSNPAQDLERVPPGLLALDNMLYFSRHAPSAYSRFVLENSSREDKHECPFARSSIQLTVLLCELLRVGEPCSETAQDFSPMFFGQDQSFHEFFCVAIQLLNKTWKEMRATQEDFDKVMQVVREQLARTLALKPTSLELFRTKVNALTYGEVLRLRQTERLHQEGTLAPPILELREKLKPELMSLIRQQRLLRLCEGTLFRKISSRRRQDKLWFCCLSPNHKVLQYGDVEESTNPPTPESLPEQIPVVDIRALLTGKDCPHVREKGSGKQNKDLYELAFSISYDRGEEEAYLNFIAPSKHDYYLWTDGLNALLGSPMGSEQTRLDLEQLLTMETKLRLLELENVPIPEQPPPVPPPPTNFNFCYDCSIIES; this comes from the exons ATGGCGCCCCCACGGAATGTGGTGAAGATTGCTGTCCAGATGCGTGATGCCATCCCACAGCTCATCCAACTGGACCAG GCAAAACCCCTGGCCGCTGTGTTGAAGGAGGTGTGCGACGC GTGGAGCCTGACTCACTCGGAGCGGTATGCCCTGCAGTTTGCTGATGGGCACAGGAGATACATCACTGAGAAT AACCGCGGAGAGATCAAGAATGGCAGCATCCTGTGCCTCAGCACTGCCCCA GACCTTGAGGCTGAGAAGCTGTTGGGTGGGCTGCAGAGTCCAAGTCGAGAAGTGCGCCAGGAAGCCCTGAGGCACCTGGTTCTGCTGGCCACAGACATGACCTTTGCCCAGGAGGTCATCAGCCGTGATGGGCTTCAGAGACTAGGCACCATCATTGAGGATGGGGACGA CTTAGGAGAGGTGCTAGCCCTCGGGCTGAAGGCCTTCCTGGAGCTTATGGAGCACGGTGTGGTGTCCTGGGAGACGCTCAGCATCCCTTTTGTCAGGAAG GTGGTATGCTATGTGAACATGAACCTGATGGATGCTTCTGTGCAGCCCCTGGCCCTTCGGCTGCTGGAGAGTGTGACCTTGAGCAGCCCTGCCCTGGGCCAGCTGGTCAAGAGTGAGGTGCCACTGGATAGGCTACTGGTGCACCTGCAGGT GATGAACCAGCAGCTGCAAACCAAGGCAATGGCCCTGCTTACAGCCTTGCTGCAGGGGGCCAACCCTACAGAAAGGAAG CACATGCTTGACTACCTGTGGCAGAGAAACCTTCGCCAGTTCATCTACAAG AACATCATCCATAGTGCAACACCACTGGGTGATGAGATGGCCCATCACCTGTATGTGCTGCAGGCCCTTACACTGGGGCTGCTGGAGGCACGCATGCGGACACCACTTGACCCCTATAGCCAG GAGCAGCGGGAACAGCTGCAGGCCCTGCgccaggctgcctttgaactggaAGGGGAGTCCTTGAGCACAGGGCTGAGTGCTGATCGTCGACGTTCACTCTGTGCCCGAGAATTCCGCAAATTGGGCTTCTCT AACAGCAACCCTGCGCAGGACCTGGAACGTGTGCCCCCAGGCTTGCTGGCCCTGGACAACATGCTGTACTTCTCCAGACATGCACCCAGTGCATACAGCCGG TTCGTGTTGGAAAACAGCAGCCGGGAGGACAAACATGAGTGTCCCTTTGCCCGGAGCAGCATCCAGCTGACTGTGCTACTGTGTGAGCTGCTCCGTGTTGGGGAACCTT GCTCCGAGACAGCCCAGGACTTCTCGCCCATGTTCTTCGGACAGGACCAGAGTTTTCATGAGTTTTTCTGTGTGGCCATCCAGCTGCTAAATAAGACCTGGAAAGAGATGAGGGCAACACAGGAAGATTTTGACAAG GTTATGCAggtggtacgggaacagctggctCGTACACTGGCCCTGAAGCCTACGTCCCTGGAGCTCTTCAGAACCAAGGTGAATGCGCTCACCTACGGGGAGGTGCTGCGGCTGAGGCAGACAGAGCGACTGCACCAGGAGGGCACACTGGCCCCTCCCATACT AGAGCTGAGGGAGAAGCTGAAGCCAGAGCTCATGAGCTTGATCCGCCAGCAGCGTTTGCTCCGCCTCTGCGAGGGGACTCTCTTCcgcaagatcagcagcaggaggCGCCAGG ACAAACTGTGGTTCTGCTGCTTGTCCCCAAACCACAAGGTGCTGCAGTATGGGGATGTAGAGGAAAGTACCAACCCACCCACCCCAGAGAGCCTGCCCGAGCAGA TCCCTGTTGTTGACATCAGGGCACTCCTGACAGGCAAGGACTGCCCCCATGTCCGGGAGAAGGGCTCCGGGAAGCAGAACAAG GATCTTTATGAGTTGGCTTTCTCCATCAGCTATGACCGCGGGGAGGAGGAGGCATACCTCAACTTCATTGCCCCCTCCAAACATGAT TACTATCTGTGGACAGATGGGCTGAATGCCCTGCTAGGCAGCCCTATGGGCAGTGAGCAGACCCGGCTGGACCTGGAGCAACTGTTGACAATGGAGACCAAGCTGCGATTGTTGGAGCTAGAGAATGTGCCCATTCCCGAGCAGCCACCACCTGTGCCCCCACCCCCTACCAACTTCAATTTCTGCTATGACTGCAGCATTATTGAATCTTGA